Genomic DNA from Fimbriimonas ginsengisoli Gsoil 348:
CCATCTTCCGCATCATGCGGAACTGATCGAGCATCGTATTGAAGTCGAAATCACCGCGCTTGAACTGGGCTTCCAGCCCGGTCATGTCTTCGCCTTCGAAGGCGAGCTCGGCTTTCTCGATGATTCCGAGCACGTCCCCCATTCCGATAATCCGCTGGGCCATGCGGTCGGGATAGAACGGCTCCAGCGCGTCGACCTGTTCGCCGACGCCGGTAAACCGGACGGGGACTCCTGTCGCCTCACGCACACTCAGGACGGCGCCGCCGCGGGTGTCGCCATCCAGCTTGGTGAAGATGACGCCCGTGATCGGAATCAAGTCGTGGAACGCCTTTGCGACGCTGACTGCTTCCTGGCCGGTGGTGGAGTCCAGCACTAGGAACGCCTCGTTCGGGCGGACGGTGTCGTGGATCTGCTTCAGCTCCGCCATCAGCGCCTCGTCGATGCTCAGGCGGCCGGCGGTGTCCACGATGAGCACATCGCGCATCAGGTACTTGCATCGCTCCAGCGCTTCGCGGGCGATCTGGACCGGGCTCGACCCGTCGGTTTTGGCAAAAACCGGCACGTCGACCTGCTCGCCGAGCACCTGAAGCTGTTTGATCGCCGCCGGCCGCTGAACGTCGCAAGCGGCAAGCATCGGCTTTTTCCCCTGGGCCACCAGCCATTTAGCCAGCTTCGCCGTAGTGGTCGTCTTTCCAGACCCCTGCAACCCGCACATCAACACGACGGTGGGCGGCTGCGATCCAAAGTCGAACCGGGTTTGCTCCGTGCCGAGCATCTCCGTGAGCTCGTCCCGGACGATCTTAATAATCGTTTGATCGGCGGTTAGGGAAGCGAAGACCTCCTCGCCGACCGCCTTCTCGCGAACCCGACCTATGAAGCTCTTGGCCACCGCGAAGTTGACGTCCGCTTCGAGCAGCGCCACGCGAACCTCGCGGAGCATCTCATTGACGTCGTCCTCGGTGAGCTTGCCTTGCTTTCTAAGGTTCGCGAGAATCCCCGCAAGGCGTCGGGTGAGCGTGTCTAGCATGCGGGGATGAGTTTACCGGTGCGTTTCGGTATTACGGCGCATCGCGAAGAGCTTCGCGATCAGCTCGCTCACCTCGACTTCGGTAGCACCTGAGCCTTTAAGGCATTTTTCTTCACAATAGGCCCAAATTATTGCGATGACCGACCTCGGGAAGCAACGAATCGCGCCCGAAACTTGTCTACACAACTAGAAATGTTTTTCAGGAAAACATCACCGTCGAGCAGCTCCGGGATTGTGGCCGCATGCGTTGCCGCCATCGGAGCCGCCGTCGCCATTACGTTCTTTGTGAAGAAAACCCGCTCCCGCCGCCCGAGCGCCGTCGTCGACCGTTGCCTCCGCGCCGTCGACGAGCTAGAGAGCCGCATCATCACCTCGGCCGCTCGGGCATAGGAGGCCGAATTCGTTAAAAGCTCAGCCCCCGGGGATGCTTACATCGTGAGAAGATTGTCTTCTGATAATCATTATTATGAAGTTCGCAAACTCCCCCGGCCTGGTCGCTTCGATTGAACTGGCCGCTACTTTGTGCTCATGCTCGACCTTCTTCCCGATGACGGTTGCGGCAAACGGCGAAAATCGCGATGTGGTCCAAGAGGGCGGCCGGCGGAGGCGGACGGTCCTTTTTCCGTGGCGTTGACTCTGAACTCCGCATTCAACCCGATCTGGGCCTGAAGGACCGACAAAAAGGTGTTTGCGACCCTATGAGGTTTTCACAGGTTGACGTGCCCGAAAAGAACCGTGTTGAATCTAGACCGCACGTAAAATTACTGGTTACAGGGAGCTTACACGGTCTACCATTGCACTATAAATGTTTCTAGGCGAGATTTGCAGTAGGATGGTTTGCATGAAACCGCTCGTTGCGGAACAGGCTGGCTATTATCTGGCTGAGCCGACCGTATATCACCTTGCGCTCTCCGAGGATGAGATGGAGCAGTTGCTGAATTGCATCGGCTATGCGGTCCGTTGCATCCGTAAGGAGGAGCTGCAGACCCCGATGGCGGATACCGTCCTGGGTCGCTCTCTCTCAGAGGAGCTCGTGCAAATCCGAGACTCGATCCAAGCGGTCGTCGCAAAGGTTAACGAGGCTGCGCTGCAATCGAACGAAGTGGTGATGCTCTAGACCGAGACGCTCACGAGGCGCGTAAAAGGCGGCGGCTTCCGGATGGAAGGCGCCGCCTTTTCAGTTCGCTCTTTAGTGGCTATGGCCCGTTTCGGAAGCACGGCGATAGAAACGGCCGAAAAACTGCTTCGCGGAATTAGCCAACGCTTGAGTGCCCAGTACGAGGCCCAGCAGCATCAAAGTGATGATTTGGACAACCAGAGCTACAAATACGAAACTTGTCAAATAGTGCATATGATTCCGCCTAGTCGCGGTGTCTTGTCTTGTCCTGTCGTTCGGCCGGAGTTGCCAGAAACATTGGTTATCCTGGTCTCTCCTCACAAATGGTGGTCCATTGGCGGGCCAAGTGGCAGCCCCGGTTTCGGTGTAACCTGAAAGGGTTACCCTTATTTGACGGTCACGACAACTCCGGAAGGGACGATGAGCAGAACCTGCTTGACCGCATTTTGTTCCGCCTCCCTCTCGATTCCCTGCCGGATGGCGGCTTGTCGCAATCGAATCTGGGCGTCTCGCTCCGCGTCGAGGCCGATGTTCTCGTCTCTCCACAAAAGTCCGCGCCGGACGTCGTGAACCCGAGCATCCACCTGGGGGCGGTAAACGTGAGCGCGTGGAAGAATCAGATGGTCCGGCTGTCCCGTCCGGTGCTCCAGGGTCGCTTTGGACAGGTCCACTCCCGCCTCGACCTCTGCGCTTACTTCAACCAGCGCCGTGTTTCGGGTTGCCGCCCGAACCAAGCTTGCCGCGCCAGGCACGTAACTCGCCCACTCCGCCGGCTGCCTCGCCGTGGCGTGCTCGAATACGTTCTGATAAGTGAACCGGGCGCTGTGAAGGTCTCCCAACGCCTGAACCTTTTGCAGTATGGGAGCCGAGGGAACGGGACGTAGCGCTTCGAGCGAGGATCCGCGACCCATCAGAAAGGCGACTGCGCCAACCGCAGAAAGCGCACCGACCCAAATCTTCACTGGTCTTGTCATGTGTATAGTTCAACCCCGCGCGGTTCCCAACAGTTCGTGGGACCCAGGACCTGGTCTCTTTACTCCGATCAACCGGTCTGCAACGCACTAGGCGACCCGAATGACCCGCTCCTGGGTCACGACAAAGACGCGGTCGCGCTCTTCCGGCTGGATCATCGCCAATCCGGTGAATTCACCGAAGGCCGGCAGAATCGCGCCTTCGGCTCCAAATAGGAAGCATGCGAGGCGCAACGACTGCTTTCCTCTCCCTTCCAACAGAACGCCCGGGTGGAGATGACCGGCAAGTCGGTACCCATTCTCCACCGTCGTTTCGGGATAGTGGCAGAGGGAAAACGGACCTAGGGTAGTCGGCTCTGCTACCTCCCGAATATCCCATTCGGGCGCAAGCTTCCCCGAGCGCAGATCGTGGTTTCCTTCGACCAAGGTCATTTCGACCTCCTCATGGGCGGCTCGCCACCGAGCAAACTTCCCTGTCACGTCCTCCGTACGCCCGGCCTTGGCATGCCAAAGGTCGCCCAAGACGACGAGGCGACGAGCTTCCGTGCGCACCAGGAGCTCAGAGAGCCGACCCAGGGTGACGTCGGTTGATCCGGCGGGGATCGGAACGCCGAAAGATCGAAAGCTTGCAGCTTTCCCCAGATGAACGTCGGCGACAAAAAGGGTCGACTGGCTTGGCCAAAACAGTGCCCGGTCCGGGAGCAACCGGAGGCATTCCCCCCGAACGGTTATTTCCAACTCCCGACGCACCACTCGTTTATACGCCGTCCGGCGCTCCTATTTTGTCGCCGGCTTCGAGCTCGAGCTGGCTTGCCATCTTCTCGATCCGGTCATGAATGTTCTCGCTGGTGACCGTCTCGCGAAGCCGGTCGACGAGGATCGGAAAACACATCGGCGATGGGCGCTTTGGGTGGGTTA
This window encodes:
- the ffh gene encoding signal recognition particle protein, producing MLDTLTRRLAGILANLRKQGKLTEDDVNEMLREVRVALLEADVNFAVAKSFIGRVREKAVGEEVFASLTADQTIIKIVRDELTEMLGTEQTRFDFGSQPPTVVLMCGLQGSGKTTTTAKLAKWLVAQGKKPMLAACDVQRPAAIKQLQVLGEQVDVPVFAKTDGSSPVQIAREALERCKYLMRDVLIVDTAGRLSIDEALMAELKQIHDTVRPNEAFLVLDSTTGQEAVSVAKAFHDLIPITGVIFTKLDGDTRGGAVLSVREATGVPVRFTGVGEQVDALEPFYPDRMAQRIIGMGDVLGIIEKAELAFEGEDMTGLEAQFKRGDFDFNTMLDQFRMMRKMGPIKNVLKMIPGLGAQIPEEALEAIDDKGVNRIEAVIFSMTAKERSNPDIINSSRRKRIAAGSGTSVEEVNHLIRQLYEMRRNMKQLGKMQKQFMKKGRKR
- a CDS encoding DUF4230 domain-containing protein produces the protein MTRPVKIWVGALSAVGAVAFLMGRGSSLEALRPVPSAPILQKVQALGDLHSARFTYQNVFEHATARQPAEWASYVPGAASLVRAATRNTALVEVSAEVEAGVDLSKATLEHRTGQPDHLILPRAHVYRPQVDARVHDVRRGLLWRDENIGLDAERDAQIRLRQAAIRQGIEREAEQNAVKQVLLIVPSGVVVTVK
- the pdeM gene encoding ligase-associated DNA damage response endonuclease PdeM, encoding MRRELEITVRGECLRLLPDRALFWPSQSTLFVADVHLGKAASFRSFGVPIPAGSTDVTLGRLSELLVRTEARRLVVLGDLWHAKAGRTEDVTGKFARWRAAHEEVEMTLVEGNHDLRSGKLAPEWDIREVAEPTTLGPFSLCHYPETTVENGYRLAGHLHPGVLLEGRGKQSLRLACFLFGAEGAILPAFGEFTGLAMIQPEERDRVFVVTQERVIRVA